The Pseudomonadota bacterium genome includes a region encoding these proteins:
- a CDS encoding potassium transporter has translation MQLRAYAPVQRIVGVLLVFLSLSFVPPALFAFFADEGTTAAFLVSLVTIALLGIGLYMPVRRSRRELRIRDGFLVVVACWGAVCLAGALPFVLAIDADLADAVFESTSGITTTGATVFVGLDDMPVSILWYRQQLQWLGGLGIIVLAVAILPMLRIGGMQVYKAEVTGPVKERRLTPRIAETAKALWLIYIGLTVICAAAYWAAGMSLFDAVVHSFTTVSTAGFSPHDASIGFFESPLIEWLVVLFMFLASINFTLHFLALRHASAQVYLRDPELKLFVGLLLVVWAAATVLLWQQSVFESFWESMRHAIFQAVSYMTTTGYGTDAVYLWPGTLPLLLLLVSALGGCAGATTGGFKIIRVYLLTKQGIRELKRLIHPRSVVPLKLGGRTLNQEVANAVWGFVSLYILCVVILTLIVSGIEADLVTAVSVVFSAMNNLGPALGQAGAHWGGLADSTKWLMSFAMLLGRLEIFTILVLLTPSYWKH, from the coding sequence ATGCAGCTGCGCGCCTACGCGCCGGTCCAGCGCATCGTCGGGGTGCTGCTGGTGTTTCTGAGCCTGAGCTTCGTGCCGCCGGCGCTGTTTGCCTTCTTTGCGGATGAAGGCACAACAGCCGCCTTCCTGGTCAGCCTGGTTACGATCGCGCTCTTGGGCATTGGACTCTACATGCCGGTGCGACGCTCACGCCGCGAACTCCGGATCAGGGACGGGTTCTTGGTGGTGGTGGCCTGTTGGGGAGCGGTGTGTCTGGCTGGCGCCCTGCCTTTTGTGCTGGCAATCGACGCCGACCTGGCCGATGCCGTGTTCGAGTCGACCTCGGGAATCACCACGACCGGCGCCACCGTCTTCGTCGGTTTGGACGATATGCCTGTCTCTATCCTGTGGTATCGGCAACAGCTTCAGTGGCTGGGGGGCCTGGGCATTATCGTATTGGCGGTTGCTATCCTGCCGATGCTGCGCATCGGCGGCATGCAGGTGTACAAGGCAGAGGTGACCGGGCCGGTCAAGGAGCGGCGGTTGACGCCGCGCATCGCTGAGACCGCCAAGGCCCTTTGGCTGATCTATATCGGCTTGACAGTGATCTGCGCCGCAGCTTACTGGGCCGCTGGCATGAGCTTGTTCGATGCTGTGGTGCACTCGTTCACGACGGTTTCAACGGCCGGCTTCTCTCCGCATGATGCTTCCATCGGGTTTTTCGAATCGCCGCTGATCGAGTGGTTGGTAGTGCTATTCATGTTCCTCGCCAGCATAAACTTCACCCTCCATTTTCTGGCACTTCGTCACGCTTCGGCGCAGGTGTACCTGCGCGACCCGGAGTTGAAGCTGTTTGTGGGCTTACTGTTGGTGGTCTGGGCTGCGGCAACGGTTCTGCTATGGCAGCAGAGTGTCTTTGAGAGTTTTTGGGAGTCCATGCGGCACGCCATTTTCCAGGCTGTGTCATACATGACCACGACCGGCTATGGTACCGATGCCGTCTATCTGTGGCCCGGCACCTTGCCTTTACTGTTGCTGCTTGTCAGCGCCCTGGGAGGTTGCGCCGGCGCGACCACTGGCGGCTTCAAGATCATTCGCGTCTACCTGCTCACCAAGCAGGGCATTCGTGAACTCAAGCGACTCATCCATCCGCGTTCGGTCGTGCCCCTCAAGCTCGGCGGCCGCACCCTCAACCAGGAAGTCGCCAACGCGGTCTGGGGGTTTGTCTCGCTCTACATCCTGTGCGTTGTGATTCTGACGCTGATTGTCTCCGGCATCGAGGCTGACCTGGTTACCGCCGTATCGGTGGTGTTCTCGGCGATGAACAACCTGGGTCCTGCCCTGGGGCAAGCCGGGGCTCACTGGGGTGGGCTGGCTGACAGCACCAAGTGGCTGATGAGCTTCGCCATGCTGCTGGGCCGACTCGAGATCTTCACCATCCTGGTGTTGCTCACGCCGAGCTACTGGAAGCACTGA
- a CDS encoding tetratricopeptide repeat protein gives MDPAVIERLIDQGRDSYEARLAAGQARLKAGDLAEAVAHLKKATEHRPEQTMAWQELGRAFSDLGRPEAAGAAWKQGMEVARSNGDKQAEKVMAVFLRRLERQSGA, from the coding sequence ATGGATCCGGCAGTCATCGAAAGACTCATCGACCAGGGGCGCGACTCCTACGAAGCGCGGCTGGCGGCCGGCCAGGCACGGCTGAAGGCGGGTGACCTGGCCGAGGCGGTCGCTCACCTCAAGAAGGCGACCGAGCACAGGCCCGAACAGACCATGGCCTGGCAGGAACTGGGCCGGGCGTTCAGCGATCTGGGCCGGCCCGAGGCAGCGGGCGCAGCCTGGAAACAGGGGATGGAGGTCGCCCGGAGCAACGGCGACAAGCAGGCCGAGAAGGTCATGGCCGTGTTCTTGCGGCGACTGGAACGCCAGTCCGGGGCGTGA
- a CDS encoding lysophospholipid acyltransferase family protein, whose protein sequence is MKYWLASVLLRILGLLPLPLAHALAVPLGRLWRFLPWREHPVIHTNLSLCFPDQTAAWRERLHRQHLVEMARLALEAGVVWYGSLRRINRLVRRHQGWQAVEQAAERGKGILLVGAHYGNWEILPLWISARVPVSALYRAPASEALDRTITASRQRFGAELIASGSPAMRRMLARLKRGGLIGLLADQQPKQGEGVFVPFFGVPALTMTLVNRLARHTGCAVFFASCRRLPRGRGWELSFTSAPEIVSGNDPCEAMRAFHGWLEQRIGETPAQYLWNYKRFSLRPGGAESPYPPRKRRRRRT, encoded by the coding sequence ATGAAGTATTGGCTCGCCAGCGTTCTGCTCCGGATACTGGGCCTCTTGCCGCTGCCGCTTGCACATGCACTGGCGGTGCCGCTGGGAAGACTCTGGCGATTCCTGCCCTGGCGGGAACATCCGGTCATCCACACCAACCTCTCGCTGTGTTTCCCCGACCAAACCGCGGCCTGGAGGGAACGCCTGCATCGCCAGCATCTGGTCGAAATGGCGCGACTGGCGCTGGAGGCCGGGGTGGTCTGGTACGGTTCGCTCAGACGAATCAACCGTCTCGTGCGACGGCATCAGGGCTGGCAGGCGGTTGAACAGGCGGCCGAGCGCGGCAAAGGCATACTGCTGGTCGGGGCACACTATGGCAACTGGGAAATCCTGCCGCTGTGGATTTCCGCACGCGTCCCCGTCAGTGCGCTGTATCGCGCACCCGCCAGCGAGGCACTCGACCGCACCATCACCGCCTCTCGCCAGCGCTTCGGCGCGGAACTGATTGCCAGCGGCAGTCCGGCCATGCGGCGAATGCTGGCCCGGCTGAAGCGTGGCGGCCTCATCGGCCTGCTCGCTGACCAGCAGCCCAAACAGGGCGAGGGGGTCTTCGTGCCGTTTTTCGGGGTGCCGGCACTGACCATGACCCTGGTCAATCGCCTGGCCAGGCATACCGGCTGCGCCGTGTTCTTCGCCAGCTGCCGGCGCCTGCCGCGCGGGCGTGGCTGGGAGCTGTCGTTTACGAGCGCCCCGGAGATTGTCTCCGGCAACGATCCGTGCGAGGCCATGCGTGCCTTTCACGGCTGGCTGGAGCAACGCATCGGCGAGACCCCGGCCCAGTACCTGTGGAACTACAAGCGTTTCAGCCTGCGCCCGGGCGGCGCCGAAAGTCCCTACCCGCCGCGCAAGCGACGGCGGCGCAGAACCTGA
- a CDS encoding D-tyrosyl-tRNA(Tyr) deacylase encodes MIGLLQRVREASVSIDDKIVGEIGPGLLVLVGYRRGDRPERIDRFVERCLNYRVFADSAGRMNVSLRDAGGGLLLVPQFTLAADTGSGNRPSFTPAAPPEQGRALFNQTLATARARWPDTGAGVFGADMQIALVNDGPVTFWLEVD; translated from the coding sequence GTGATCGGATTGCTGCAGCGGGTTCGCGAGGCGTCGGTGAGCATTGACGACAAGATCGTCGGCGAGATCGGTCCGGGCCTGCTGGTGCTGGTCGGATATCGGCGCGGCGATCGCCCCGAACGCATCGACCGATTCGTCGAGCGATGCCTCAACTACCGGGTCTTTGCAGATTCTGCCGGGCGCATGAATGTCAGCCTGCGCGATGCCGGCGGCGGCCTGCTGCTGGTGCCTCAATTCACGCTGGCCGCCGACACCGGCTCCGGAAACCGCCCGAGTTTTACGCCGGCCGCCCCGCCCGAACAGGGGCGGGCGCTGTTTAACCAGACGCTGGCGACCGCGCGCGCCCGGTGGCCGGATACGGGCGCTGGCGTGTTCGGTGCCGACATGCAGATTGCTCTGGTCAACGACGGCCCGGTCACGTTCTGGCTGGAAGTGGACTGA
- the ntrC gene encoding nitrogen regulation protein NR(I), with the protein MTESVWIIDDDPAIRYVLAEYMRSQNLGVRTFADGHSLNVALEQDRPDLVMADVRLQSESGLDLMQQMRSHRPELPVIIMTAYSDLDSAVRAFRGGAFEFLAKPFDLDEVGRLVVKALRSAPARPARDRHNVGLIGSSAAFQQLVRTIGRLSASDVPVLIRGETGTGKELVARALHRHSPRADGPFVAINTAAIPEDLLESELFGHEKGTFTGAESRRAGRFEQAAGGTLFLDEIGDMPLALQSRLLRVLAEGEYYRLGGRDLIRADVRVITATHRNLAERVRTGGFRDDLYHRLKVIELHVPALRERSDDIEALVHHFLREAAAEFNLPERSADEALIRHLAQLPWPGNVRELKHLCQSLAALAPGEVVGVDDLPDEYRAEGGDSLRPPSGWQDILARELRTRLDHRHGDVHRVLLDRFEACLARTALEVCAGNQSEAARRLGISRNTLARMLKAPDH; encoded by the coding sequence ATGACTGAATCGGTCTGGATCATCGACGACGATCCGGCGATCCGCTACGTACTGGCCGAATACATGCGCAGCCAGAACCTGGGCGTGCGCACGTTTGCCGACGGCCACAGCCTCAACGTCGCCCTTGAGCAGGACCGGCCCGATCTGGTCATGGCCGACGTGCGGCTACAAAGCGAAAGCGGGCTCGACCTGATGCAGCAGATGCGCTCGCATCGTCCCGAACTGCCGGTCATCATCATGACCGCCTACTCCGACCTCGATTCGGCCGTGCGCGCCTTTCGTGGCGGAGCATTCGAGTTTCTGGCCAAGCCATTCGATCTCGACGAGGTCGGACGGCTGGTGGTCAAGGCACTGCGCTCGGCCCCGGCACGCCCGGCGCGCGACCGACACAACGTCGGCCTGATCGGTTCCTCGGCGGCCTTTCAGCAGCTGGTTCGAACCATCGGCCGCCTGTCGGCCAGCGACGTGCCGGTGCTGATCCGCGGGGAGACCGGCACTGGCAAGGAGCTGGTCGCGCGCGCTCTGCACCGCCACTCGCCGCGCGCCGACGGCCCGTTTGTGGCGATCAATACTGCAGCCATTCCCGAAGACCTGCTCGAATCCGAGCTGTTCGGCCATGAAAAGGGGACATTCACCGGTGCCGAATCGCGGCGCGCCGGACGCTTCGAGCAGGCCGCCGGCGGCACCCTGTTCCTTGACGAAATCGGCGATATGCCACTGGCGCTGCAGTCCCGTCTGCTGCGCGTGCTGGCCGAAGGCGAGTACTACCGGCTTGGCGGACGCGACCTGATTCGCGCCGACGTGCGCGTCATCACGGCCACCCACCGCAACCTGGCCGAACGCGTTCGAACCGGCGGCTTCCGCGATGACCTCTACCACCGCCTCAAGGTGATCGAACTGCACGTGCCAGCGCTGCGAGAGCGCAGCGACGACATCGAGGCCCTGGTGCATCATTTTCTGCGCGAGGCAGCGGCCGAATTCAATCTGCCCGAGCGCAGCGCGGACGAAGCCCTGATCCGGCACCTGGCTCAGCTGCCCTGGCCGGGCAACGTACGCGAGCTCAAACATCTGTGCCAATCGCTGGCCGCCCTGGCGCCGGGCGAGGTGGTCGGCGTCGACGACCTTCCCGACGAGTACCGCGCCGAAGGCGGCGACTCGTTGCGCCCGCCGTCCGGCTGGCAGGACATCCTCGCACGGGAACTGAGAACGCGACTGGACCACCGGCATGGCGATGTGCACCGGGTCTTACTAGACCGCTTCGAAGCCTGTCTGGCCCGAACGGCACTCGAAGTCTGCGCGGGCAACCAGTCAGAAGCGGCCCGCCGGCTTGGCATCAGCCGCAATACCCTTGCGCGCATGCTCAAAGCACCTGACCACTAG